CAACCGCAGCAATTTCGAATCCGGCAAGGCGGTGTACGAAATCAACGAAGGCCAGCATCACGACCATCTGGTTTGCCTGGACTGCGGCAAGGTGGAGGAGTTTTATGACGCCGAGATTGAAAGGCGCCAGAACGCAGTGGCCGAACTCAAGGGCTTTGCCATCGCCGACCATTCGCTGTCGATTTATGCCCATTGCACCAAGACCGACTGCCCCAACCGGCTGGCAGCGCCCGGGCGGCACCACCCGGCCTGAATTTTCACAGAATATGAATCAAATCACCCCTGTGCGCACTACACACGGGCACAAGCAGCTATCTATTTAATAGCAGCCAGGCAACCGTACTTCAGTCGTCCTGTTCCATGGCGCGTCGGTGGCGCTCGACGAATTCCTGGTAGGTATTGATGCCGCGCAACTGCAAGATGGCATTGCGCACAGCCGCCTCGACCAACACCGCGATGTTGCGGCCGGCTTCCACCTGGATGATGACCTTGCGCACCGGAACGCCCAGCACGTCCTGCGTCAGCGGCTCATACGGGATGCGTTCGTAGTCCCGCTCCAGCGTTTCACGGCGCACCAGATGCACGATCATTTTCAGGCGCATCTTGCGGCGCACCGCCGTTTCGCCAAAAATCGCCTTGATGTCGAGCAGGCCGATG
This DNA window, taken from Polaromonas hydrogenivorans, encodes the following:
- the fur gene encoding ferric iron uptake transcriptional regulator, which gives rise to MSNIDELKNTGLKATLPRLKILEIFQGGKQRHMTAEDVFRVLLEERSDIGLATVYRVLMQFEQAGLLNRSNFESGKAVYEINEGQHHDHLVCLDCGKVEEFYDAEIERRQNAVAELKGFAIADHSLSIYAHCTKTDCPNRLAAPGRHHPA